ATCCTCAGCGGTAGCGATCGGCCAGGTCGTCCTGGCGCGTGCGCAGCGTGCGCTCGCGCCCGCGGATGAAGAGATGCTTCACCTGCGTGAGAGGCTGGAAGGGATCGCCGGTGGTGACGATGACGTCGGCGCGCTTGCCCGGCTCGAGGCTGCCAAGCCGATCGGCGACGCCGAAGATCTCGGCGGGCGACAGGGTCACGGCCCGCAGCGCCGTGTCCCAGGGCAGGCCGTAAGCCACGGCCAGCCCGGCTTCCCAGGGAAGGGTCCGCGCGTCGTTGGTCCGGTCGGTCTGAATGGCGATCTTCACCCCGGCGTCGGCCAGCAGGGCGGCGTTCTCATAGATCGCGCCGAGGGTCTCGATCGCGCTGGGCTGCGTGGTGATGGGACCGACCAGCACCGGGATCTTCTTGACGGCCAGCAGCGAGGCGATCTTGTAGGCCTCGGCCCCGTGGCTCAGGACCATTCTGATCTTGAACTCTTCGGCCAGCCGGATCGCCGTGAGGATGTCGTCCATCCGCTGCGCGCGGAAGATTGCCGGGGTCTCCCCCTTGAGGACGCCGGCGAGCGCCTCCATCTCCAGGTCGCGAGCCAGCGGCTCAGGCGGGCATTTGTCTTCTTTTTTCCCCTTCGACTTTCCCTTGCTCGTGTCGCACTCCAGCTTCTTGTGCTCGAAGGTGTCCCACTTGCTCAGGTAATCCTTGGCCTTCAGGAAGCTGGCCCGGATCAGGGCGGCGTTCCCCATGCGGGTGGAGGGAAGCTGCGTGCGGGCGCCGTAACGCGCCTTCGGCGGCTCGCCCAGGCTGAAGTGCATTCCGACCGGGAACTTCACCAACACCTGATCCAGGTCCTCGCCGGAGAGATCCACCAGCGCGCTCTGGCCGTTGACCAGGTTGTCCTCGCCCGGGGTGACCAGCGCGGAGGTGATTCCCATCTGGCGCGTGACCGGAATGTTCTCACTCTCGTCGTAGAAGGCGTCGATGACGCGCATCTGCGGCGAGACCGGATCGGAGCGCTCGTCCTCGTCGCGGGTGGTCCGATCGAGATCGACTTCCCAGATTCCCAGGTGCGTGCGTGAATCGATCATCCCCGGCAGGACCCACATGCCCTCGGCGTCGATGCGCGTCGCGTCGGCGGGAATCGAGACACTCTTCCCGATCGCCTCGATCTTTCCGTCCCGGAGCAGCACGGTGGCGCCCTCCACGGCCGGGCCCGAGACGGGGAAGACCTTCCCGCCCAGGATCGCCACCGGAGCGGCCGAAGGGGAAGCGGTGGGAGGCGTCTTCGACGTCTGGGCGCCGGAAGCAAGTCCGCCGGAAATGAGAGCCATCGCCATGGCAGGGCCTGCGAGGGCGATGCGTGCAAGAGGTCGGGACATCATCGTCCTCCCGCGGGAGCCGTGATGTCCGGCCCGGACGTGACGGTCAGGGCGGGCGCCGGGCTGGGCGGAGCACTCGCGTTGACCGCCGGCGGCGGAGCCTTCGATCGGTCGTAGACGAGCTTGCCGTCCACCAGCGTCTTCTCCACCCGGGTGTAGACGTCGAAAGGGTCCTTCGAGAAGATGGCGATGTCGGCGTCCTTGCCGACGTCGAGGCTGCCAATGCGCCCGTCCAGGCCCAGCATCCAGGCCGGGTTCAAGGTGAGTGCCTTCAGCGCATCCTCGCGCTTCAGCCCGTAATGCATCGCCACCGCCGCCTCGGTGTAGAGGCGCTGGATCAGATCGGCGGAATCGGAATGGATTGCGACCTTCACGCCGTGCTCCGCCAGGAGGCCGGCGTTGTGAGGAATTCCGTCCCAGGCTTCGTACTTGTAGCCCCACCAATGGGCGAAGGTTGCCACGCCGATGTCGCGGCGCGCGACTTCGTCGGCGATCTTGTAGGCCTCCAGGCCATGCTGCAGCGAGGCGATTTTGAAGCCGAACTCGTCGGCCACGCGGAAGAGGGCCTCGATCTCGTCCTTGCGGTAGCTATGCACGTGGACCCGCACCTTCCCGGCCAAAACGTCGGCCAGGGTCTCCAGCTTCAGGTCCCTCTCCGGAGGGGTGCCGCGATCGGCCGCCGGCTTCTTCTCCCAGGCGTCCCACTTGGCGCGGTATTCCTTCGCCTGCTGGAAGGCGTTGCGCATCACGTAGATGTTCCCCATGCGCGTGGAGGGGAGCTTGTTGCGATCGCCGTAGACGCGCTTGGGATTCTCGCCCAGCGCCATCTTCAGCCCGCGCGGCGCTCCGGCGAAGATCATCTCGTCCATCGTTGCGCCGGGTCGGAGCTTGACCGTGATCGACTCCCCGCCGATGACGTTGCCGCTGCCCGGAAGGATCTGGATGGTCGTGACGCCGCCCGCCAGGGCCCGCAGGATGGCCGGATCTTCGAGATTCACGGCGTCCATGGCGCGAACCCCGGCCTGCACCGGATCGGTCATCTCGTTGCCGTCGGAGTTGGCCTCGACCTCGGGCCAGGAGTAGACGCCGATGTGCGAATGCGTGTCGACGATGCCGGGCATCACGAACATGCCGTCCGCCAGGATCACCTCGGCGCCCGGC
This portion of the Candidatus Polarisedimenticolia bacterium genome encodes:
- a CDS encoding amidohydrolase, coding for MSRPLARIALAGPAMAMALISGGLASGAQTSKTPPTASPSAAPVAILGGKVFPVSGPAVEGATVLLRDGKIEAIGKSVSIPADATRIDAEGMWVLPGMIDSRTHLGIWEVDLDRTTRDEDERSDPVSPQMRVIDAFYDESENIPVTRQMGITSALVTPGEDNLVNGQSALVDLSGEDLDQVLVKFPVGMHFSLGEPPKARYGARTQLPSTRMGNAALIRASFLKAKDYLSKWDTFEHKKLECDTSKGKSKGKKEDKCPPEPLARDLEMEALAGVLKGETPAIFRAQRMDDILTAIRLAEEFKIRMVLSHGAEAYKIASLLAVKKIPVLVGPITTQPSAIETLGAIYENAALLADAGVKIAIQTDRTNDARTLPWEAGLAVAYGLPWDTALRAVTLSPAEIFGVADRLGSLEPGKRADVIVTTGDPFQPLTQVKHLFIRGRERTLRTRQDDLADRYR
- a CDS encoding amidohydrolase translates to MRKLACVFLLSILVLAPAGARAAAGSAVVIYGGTLLTVSHGEISKGSILIVDGKIREIGTTVDAPPGAEVILADGMFVMPGIVDTHSHIGVYSWPEVEANSDGNEMTDPVQAGVRAMDAVNLEDPAILRALAGGVTTIQILPGSGNVIGGESITVKLRPGATMDEMIFAGAPRGLKMALGENPKRVYGDRNKLPSTRMGNIYVMRNAFQQAKEYRAKWDAWEKKPAADRGTPPERDLKLETLADVLAGKVRVHVHSYRKDEIEALFRVADEFGFKIASLQHGLEAYKIADEVARRDIGVATFAHWWGYKYEAWDGIPHNAGLLAEHGVKVAIHSDSADLIQRLYTEAAVAMHYGLKREDALKALTLNPAWMLGLDGRIGSLDVGKDADIAIFSKDPFDVYTRVEKTLVDGKLVYDRSKAPPPAVNASAPPSPAPALTVTSGPDITAPAGGR